The following nucleotide sequence is from Candidatus Zixiibacteriota bacterium.
ATGGATTGCCGACGCCTCCGTTATCATCGCTGGCGTTGCCACCAACCCTGATTACCGTATGGGCTCGGGGCAGCCGTCATCGCAGATTGATATTGCCATCGCCTTAACGCAAATCGCTCTTGCCGCCGCCAGCGAATCGCTCGGTACCTGCTGGATAGGCTCCTTTGACCTAGCAGCGGCAAAGAAGTACCTCGCTATCCCGGAAGAATATATTCTGGTCGGCTTCATGACCCTTGGATGTCCGGCAGAGGTCCCCCCTCCAAAAGATAGAAAATTTTTGGAGGAGATTCTCATTGATGAGCAGTGGCATGAATGATTTGAGTGCAAATCACAGAAGGCATTGAACAATATTTGTGCTTTGGCGGCGCTGATTATTGACTTCCAATTTTACTTTCCCTCGGAAGCATTCGCGGCAGAAGAATTGGAATGAAATTTGCCTATATCTGTATAAGAGATAAGTAGTTTTTTATTGCCACGGTATGGTTAAAAAGGTATTATCGCCCCAAACGAAAGATTGCTCACTTATCATGGAGGGTAGGATGCGTCAATCTTTGAAGACAATGGCGCTAATAATGGCGCTGTGCGCGATAACTTTTTCGACCGCCGAGGCGCAGCGGCAGGACCGTAAGGCCAACTACGAAATCCCCCTGCGCTATCTCATTAATGCCCCCACGGCAGGGACACTGCCGAGAGGGACTTTTGATGTCATTTTGAGGGTGCAGGCGAATGGCGGCATTCAAAGCGGCACTACTATCGGTCTGACTGACCATTTCATGATCGGCGCCTCCTATGGCGCCGACAGGGTTATATCTGAGACCGACCCCGACTGGCACCCCAGCGTCGAATTCAATATTAAACTGCGCATTGTTGATGAGCAGTACTATATGCCGGCGCTGGCGCTCGGGTTTTCATCTGAAGGATATGGCTCTTATCATGAGGACTGGAAACGATTCACTTACAAGTCAAAAGGATTCTACGCCGTCCTTAGCCGCTCCTTTTACTATTATAACTGGGCCATGGGCGCTCATTTCGGCGTCAACTATTCCCTGGAGCATGAAGTCGATAAAGACAAGGACCCCTCCGTCTTTTTCGGCTTTGATACCCAGTTCAGTTACAATGTCGGGATGACTCTCGAATATGATATGGCTCTCAATGATGACAAATCCGGCTCTTCGTTCGGCAAAGGACGGGGCTACTTCAATATCGGATTGAAATGGCTCTTTGCCGATAATCTGGAAATGGAGGCGGTTTTTGAAAACCTGCTCAACAACCGGCGTGATACCAGTTCTTTTGGCCGCGGCCTCCGCTTCCGCTACCTGGAGTACTTTTAGCCTTCGGAGGTTTAAAATAAATGCGACGCACTATTACCCTCCTGATACCTTTGAGCGTAGTCGTTTTTGCTTTCATCGGCTGTTATACGGTGTTGAAACACCCCACTACCGATGAGAGCTATACCGCCCACGATTATCAGAATAATTGCCTCAGTTGCCATACTGACTATCATGAATATCCCTACGGATATTTTTATGGCCATTATCCTGACTACTGGTGGAGTACCCCCCGCTGGGGACGATACTACGCCTACCCCTGGTGGTGGGATTATTACTGGTATGATGGTGACCGCAAATACCGCGATGATGACGACCTCTCTCCGCGACCATCAGAAGGGGAAAAGGCGGTCCGTCGTGATGCGCTTCGTCCCCCCTATACCAGCCCTACCAGCGTAATTCCCTCTTTTCAGGGAACCAATCCGCCGGCATCAGGCGGCTCTTCCGGCACCAAACCTGGTACCCCCGGCGACCCGCCGCAATCGAAACCGGGCGACGATAAACAGAAGGATAATCCTGATTCCGGGAAAAAGGCTCCCCGCCGTGGCGGAAGGGAATAGAATATGAAGTCATTCTCTATCGGTTTAATATGGCTGCTTTTCATCTGCTTCCCGGCCATGGTGCAGGCTGATTATATTGAAAGCGTTGAAGAAATCACCGCCGGAAATTTCTTTGGATACGGCGCCCGTCAGATGGCTATGGGCGGCGCCGGTCTGATGTCGATTGACGGCGCATCACTGTTCTACAATCCGGCGAATCTTGCCCGCATCCCGCGGATTGAATTCAACCTCGGGATGTCCAATCAGAAATTCAATAACGAGTCGTCGGTACGGAACATCCGCAAAGTTGTCGACCGCAACAGCGTCATCCCGACGGTCGATATCTTTCCGGGACGGTTCGAGGGTTACTCCCCGGTTTCCGGAGCGGCAAAAGACAACCGGAGCAATACTCGTATCAATACGGCGCTGATAACTGTCCCTTACCCCACCTATCGCGGCGCCCTGGTCTTCGGTTTTGGGGTAGCGCGGGTGGCTGATTTTGACCGCACCTTTAAGATGTATCATCGCGACGTAAATGGTCTGGATGACATTGCCGCCTCCGGCTCCGAATTTCAATCGGGGGGACTATATCAGTGGGGCTTCGGATTCGGCGTTGACCTTTCGCCCAATATTTCGTTTGGCGGAACCGCCCTGCTGTACTCCGGCAAACATGAGTACAACTGGGAATATAATCTGGATTCCGCCAACTCACTCCTTTATCGAGAACAGACTTATATCGAGGACAAATATCTCGGGGTTGGAGCCAAACTCGGTTTGGCGATGAAACTGTCGGCCAAAATCGGGCTTGGACTCACTGTCGAAACACCAGTAATGCTAAACGTTGATGAGAACTCAAGTGGTTACACATACAAGGCTGACACTATTATCGACGAGAGTGATTATTTCGACTTCGTCGAGTACAGTGTCAAGAGACCATTTGTGTTTTCTGCCGGCGTCCTTTTCCAGATGAATAACGCCACCGTCGCGGTCGACTTGGATTACACCGACTGGGCGCAACTTTCCTATGGCAATAACGACCTCATGGAACAATACAACGATGAAATTAAGCGATATTATAAAGATGCCCTCCGCTTCCGGGTCGGTGGCGAGTATGTTTTCCCCTCTTTAGGTCTATCCCTCCGCAGCGGCTTTTTTACCGACCCCTTGCCGTTCAAAGAGGAGTTTCAGAATGATAGTCGGTTCGGATATTCTTTCGGATTAGGCGTCCTGGTTGACCAGGTCATGACTATCGACCTGGCATGGGTGCGGACAACTTACAGCCGAAATTCTGATTTTCTGTACGCTTCAGTTTATAACGGAGACCCGGCCGTTGACCACTACTTGATTATCGATGAGGATGTTTCTACCAGCCGGCTTTATCTGACCGCGGCATATCGATTCTAAAAAGTAAAGGCGGTCACTGACCGCCTTCGCTTAAATGCTTTCCCAGTTTTTCAAGATTAGTTTGACAAATTCTTCAACTTCCTCAAACAGTTTTTTCTGAAACTGCTTGGCTTTATCAATGT
It contains:
- a CDS encoding outer membrane protein transport protein produces the protein MKSFSIGLIWLLFICFPAMVQADYIESVEEITAGNFFGYGARQMAMGGAGLMSIDGASLFYNPANLARIPRIEFNLGMSNQKFNNESSVRNIRKVVDRNSVIPTVDIFPGRFEGYSPVSGAAKDNRSNTRINTALITVPYPTYRGALVFGFGVARVADFDRTFKMYHRDVNGLDDIAASGSEFQSGGLYQWGFGFGVDLSPNISFGGTALLYSGKHEYNWEYNLDSANSLLYREQTYIEDKYLGVGAKLGLAMKLSAKIGLGLTVETPVMLNVDENSSGYTYKADTIIDESDYFDFVEYSVKRPFVFSAGVLFQMNNATVAVDLDYTDWAQLSYGNNDLMEQYNDEIKRYYKDALRFRVGGEYVFPSLGLSLRSGFFTDPLPFKEEFQNDSRFGYSFGLGVLVDQVMTIDLAWVRTTYSRNSDFLYASVYNGDPAVDHYLIIDEDVSTSRLYLTAAYRF
- a CDS encoding nitroreductase family protein; its protein translation is MEFYEAVQKRRSIRAYLKKPIPDDIFRRIMDSARLAPSAKNLQPWKFIVIRDDSRKKEIARICKERLWIADASVIIAGVATNPDYRMGSGQPSSQIDIAIALTQIALAAASESLGTCWIGSFDLAAAKKYLAIPEEYILVGFMTLGCPAEVPPPKDRKFLEEILIDEQWHE